Proteins encoded together in one Streptomyces capillispiralis window:
- a CDS encoding SCO6880 family protein: MTAHPSVTHPTYGNWRRPRRPGLGPFGMLGTVGVFGGLVLTLLFSLISLVAAVVVAVPVAMALTPLVVRTQDGRNLYQLLAVRVGWRRRRSKGSHIYVSGPLSQRPGGRFRPPGLLSRVTVSEGHDAYGRPFGVIHHNGRNMYSIVLGCEPDGGSLVDPDQVDVWVASWGDWLARLAHEPDLKGATVVVETAPDPGTRLALEVLPRVSPDAPPLARSVMEEVVRTYPAASSEMHTYITLTYRMPPGNKRAVEEIIADLAIRIPGLLSGLVGAGGGSAAPLSAERIAEVTRVAYDPAVASDVLHARTGQGGTGLEWEDAGPAAAVETVGAYHHDSGVSRTWQLTLAPRGTVRSGVLRGMLEPAAGTRRKRIALIYRPIDPATSARIVESDRRAAQFMASSGRGMVQARAASEIAATEQTAAEEASGAGLVEFSLMATITVDSAEQLPDAAVTLRNLQAGARVSMRPADRMQAAAFTCTLPLGILPWEYVMIPRDLQEAL; this comes from the coding sequence GTGACAGCACACCCCTCAGTGACGCACCCGACCTATGGCAACTGGCGCCGGCCCCGCCGGCCCGGACTCGGCCCGTTCGGCATGCTCGGCACCGTCGGTGTGTTCGGCGGGCTGGTGCTCACCCTGCTGTTCTCCCTGATCTCACTGGTCGCCGCCGTGGTGGTCGCGGTGCCGGTCGCGATGGCCCTGACCCCCCTGGTCGTGCGCACCCAGGACGGCCGCAACCTCTACCAGCTGCTGGCCGTGCGGGTGGGATGGAGGCGACGCAGGTCGAAGGGCTCGCACATCTACGTCTCCGGACCCCTGTCCCAGCGCCCCGGAGGCCGGTTCCGGCCGCCCGGACTGCTCAGCAGGGTGACGGTGTCGGAGGGCCACGACGCATACGGCAGGCCGTTCGGCGTCATCCACCACAACGGCCGCAACATGTACAGCATCGTGCTGGGATGCGAGCCGGACGGCGGTTCCCTGGTCGACCCGGACCAGGTCGACGTGTGGGTGGCGTCCTGGGGGGACTGGCTGGCACGGCTGGCCCACGAACCCGACCTCAAGGGCGCGACCGTCGTGGTCGAGACGGCCCCCGACCCGGGAACCCGGCTCGCGCTGGAGGTCCTGCCCCGGGTGTCCCCCGACGCGCCCCCGCTGGCCCGTTCGGTGATGGAGGAGGTGGTGCGCACCTACCCCGCCGCCTCCTCCGAGATGCACACCTACATCACGCTCACCTACCGCATGCCGCCCGGCAACAAGCGCGCCGTCGAGGAGATCATCGCCGACCTCGCCATCCGCATCCCCGGCCTCCTGAGCGGACTCGTCGGCGCGGGCGGCGGTTCCGCCGCACCGCTGTCCGCGGAGCGCATCGCCGAAGTCACCCGCGTCGCCTACGACCCCGCCGTGGCGTCCGACGTCCTGCACGCCCGCACCGGCCAAGGGGGCACGGGTCTGGAGTGGGAGGACGCGGGACCGGCCGCCGCCGTGGAGACGGTCGGGGCCTACCACCACGACTCCGGCGTCTCCCGCACGTGGCAGCTCACCCTGGCGCCGCGCGGTACCGTCCGATCCGGTGTCCTGCGCGGCATGCTGGAGCCCGCCGCCGGCACCCGCCGCAAGCGCATCGCCCTCATCTACCGGCCCATCGACCCCGCCACGTCGGCCCGCATCGTGGAATCGGACCGGCGTGCGGCCCAGTTCATGGCGAGCAGCGGCCGCGGCATGGTGCAGGCGCGTGCCGCCTCGGAGATCGCGGCGACCGAGCAGACCGCGGCCGAGGAGGCCTCGGGCGCCGGCCTCGTGGAGTTCTCGTTGATGGCGACCATCACGGTGGACTCCGCGGAGCAACTGCCCGACGCGGCGGTGACCCTGCGCAACCTCCAGGCCGGCGCACGCGTGTCGATGCGTCCGGCCGACCGGATGCAGGCCGCCGCGTTCACCTGCACCCTTCCCCTCGGGATTCTCCCCTGGGAGTACGTGATGATCCCGCGCGACCTGCAGGAGGCGCTGTGA